Part of the Cereibacter sphaeroides 2.4.1 genome, CTCGGCCAGTTCCAGCTCGCGGTCGGTCTTGCGCTCGTTGCAGATCAGGCCGCCGAGGCGCACGCCGCCCGAGTTCGCGTATTTCAGGATGCCCTTGGCGATGTTGTTGGCCGCATAGAGCGCCATCATCTCGCCCGACATGACGATGTAGATTTCCTGCGCCTTGTTCTCGCGGATCGGCATGGCGAAGCCGCCGCAGACCACGTCGCCCAGCACGTCGTAGGAGACGTAGTCGACGTCGTCATAGGCGCCGTTCTCTTCCAGGAAGTTGATGGCGGTGATGACGCCGCGGCCCGCGCAGCCCACGCCCGGCTCCGGCCCGCCGGCTTCGGTGCATTTGATGCCCTTGTAGCCGATCTTGACCACATCCTCGAGTTCGAGATCCTCGACGGAGCCCGCTTCGGCGGCGAGGTGAAGCACGGTGTCCTGCAGCTTGGTGTTCAGGATCAGGCGGGTCGAGTCGGCCTTGGGATCGCAGCCGACGATGAGGATCTTCTGACCCATCTCGACCAGTGCCGCGAGGGTGTTCTGCGAGGTCGTCGACTTGCCGATCCCGCCCTTGCCGTAGAAAGCGATCTGCCGGAGTTTTCCCATGGTCATGTCCTTTGCGAAGGGTGTCTCTGGTGAAGGCGGCGGTGCGCGCCGGTCTCGCCTCTTCAAAGCAGCCGCCGTGCCAAGAGGCGCGGTCTGATTTTTTACATTCTTTTTCAAAGCTTTATGGGAATATCCGGGCGGGCGGTGGGCCGGGGAGGGCCTTGTGCGAAAACCGACAATTCCCCGACAATGGCGCACCTCGGGCGGACGGCCGGG contains:
- the nifH gene encoding nitrogenase iron protein, whose product is MGKLRQIAFYGKGGIGKSTTSQNTLAALVEMGQKILIVGCDPKADSTRLILNTKLQDTVLHLAAEAGSVEDLELEDVVKIGYKGIKCTEAGGPEPGVGCAGRGVITAINFLEENGAYDDVDYVSYDVLGDVVCGGFAMPIRENKAQEIYIVMSGEMMALYAANNIAKGILKYANSGGVRLGGLICNERKTDRELELAEALAARLGCKMIHFVPRDNIVQHAELRRETVIQYAPESKQAQEYRELARKIHENSGKGVIPTPITMEELEEMLMDFGIMQSEEDRLAAIAAAEA